A window from Gossypium raimondii isolate GPD5lz chromosome 7, ASM2569854v1, whole genome shotgun sequence encodes these proteins:
- the LOC105793129 gene encoding E3 ubiquitin-protein ligase RHF2A isoform X1, giving the protein MEDSKSEAHITSAAAFVEGGIQDACDDACSICLEAFCESDPSTVTCCKHEFHLQCILEWCQRSSQCPMCWQPISLKDPTSQELLEAVERERSFRFNPSRNAAIFHHPTLGDFELQHLPMGTNDSELDERIIQHLAAAAAMGRARHIARREGMRNRSSIQGRPQFLVFSTHPNAPSTGPISSLVATQGEVQPAPTITVGTPSSPSRTVGEESLVSITPETSAQADQQSASASRSNVIFVNGQGNSVPVNNRRSPNQSSPNSQDRAGPSDFQSFSESLKSRFNAVSMRYRESISKSTRGWKERFFSRNTSMAGLGFEIRGEVNDGSNATVLRTIEPVETRDNIASPTVSSILEDGSNPESNNHQIVDAGVETPLTETSAQASCAASSASK; this is encoded by the exons ATGGAAGATTCCAAGTCTGAGGCGCATATAACCTCAGCTGCAGCTTTTGTGGAAGGGGGAATTCAGGATGCTTGTGATGATGCCTGCAGTATATGCCTTGAAGCATTCTGTGAAAGTGATCCATCCACG GTGACCTGCTGCAAGCACGAGTTTCATCTTCAGTGCATTCTTGAATG GTGTCAGAGGAGTTCTCAGTGCCCAATGTGCTGGCAGCCAATCAGCCTGAAAGATCCAACCAG CCAGGAGTTGCTTGAGGCTGTTGAACGTGAAAGGAGTTTTAGGTTTAATCCTTCTAGAAATGCAGCCATATTTCATCATCCAACGCTGGGGGATTTTGAACTGCAGCAT TTGCCAATGGGGACAAATGATTCTGAACTTGATGAGCGCATAATCCAGCACTTGGCTGCTGCTGCTGCAATGGGGCGAGCACGTCACATTGCAAGGAGGGAAGGTATGAGGAATAGGTCATCAATTCAAGGTCGTCCACAATTCTTGGTATTTTCAACACATCCAAATGCACCTTCTACTGGTCCTATATCTTCACTAGTTGCAACTCAAGGAGAAGTTCAACCAGCCCCTACAATCACTGTTGGCACTCCATCCTCGCCTTCAAGAACTGTGGGGGAAGAATCTTTGGTATCAATTACTCCTGAAACTTCTGCCCAAGCTGATCAGCAGTCTGCCTCTGCATCTCGCTCCAATGTAATTTTTGTCAATGGTCAAGGGAATTCCGTTCCCGTTAACAATAG GAGGTCTCCTAATCAGTCTTCTCCTAATAGTCAAGATCGAGCTGGACCTTCGGATTTCCAGTCATTTTCAGAATCATTGAAATCACGGTTTAATGCTGTTTCAATGAG GTACAGAGAGTCAATTTCAAAGAGTACAAGGGGTTGGAAGGAGAGATTTTTCTCTCGCAACACTTCCATGGCAGGTCTGGGTTTTGAAATTAGGGGAGAGGTTAATGATGGCAGCAATGCAACAGTCTTGCGCACGATAGAGCCTGTAGAAACCAGAGATAATATTGCCAGTCCTACTGTATCAAGCATTTTGGAAGATGGGTCTAATCCAGAATCAAATAACCACCAGATTGTAGATGCTGGTGTAGAAACTCCTTTGACTGAGACCAGTGCCCAAGCTTCATGTGCTGCAAGTTCTGCTTCCAAGTAA
- the LOC105793129 gene encoding E3 ubiquitin-protein ligase RHF2A isoform X2 codes for MEDSKSEAHITSAAAFVEGGIQDACDDACSICLEAFCESDPSTVTCCKHEFHLQCILEWCQRSSQCPMCWQPISLKDPTSQELLEAVERERSFRFNPSRNAAIFHHPTLGDFELQHLPMGTNDSELDERIIQHLAAAAAMGRARHIARREGMRNRSSIQGRPQFLVFSTHPNAPSTGPISSLVATQGEVQPAPTITVGTPSSPSRTVGEESLVSITPETSAQADQQSASASRSNVIFVNGQGNSVPVNNRRSPNQSSPNSQDRAGPSDFQSFSESLKSRFNAVSMRESISKSTRGWKERFFSRNTSMAGLGFEIRGEVNDGSNATVLRTIEPVETRDNIASPTVSSILEDGSNPESNNHQIVDAGVETPLTETSAQASCAASSASK; via the exons ATGGAAGATTCCAAGTCTGAGGCGCATATAACCTCAGCTGCAGCTTTTGTGGAAGGGGGAATTCAGGATGCTTGTGATGATGCCTGCAGTATATGCCTTGAAGCATTCTGTGAAAGTGATCCATCCACG GTGACCTGCTGCAAGCACGAGTTTCATCTTCAGTGCATTCTTGAATG GTGTCAGAGGAGTTCTCAGTGCCCAATGTGCTGGCAGCCAATCAGCCTGAAAGATCCAACCAG CCAGGAGTTGCTTGAGGCTGTTGAACGTGAAAGGAGTTTTAGGTTTAATCCTTCTAGAAATGCAGCCATATTTCATCATCCAACGCTGGGGGATTTTGAACTGCAGCAT TTGCCAATGGGGACAAATGATTCTGAACTTGATGAGCGCATAATCCAGCACTTGGCTGCTGCTGCTGCAATGGGGCGAGCACGTCACATTGCAAGGAGGGAAGGTATGAGGAATAGGTCATCAATTCAAGGTCGTCCACAATTCTTGGTATTTTCAACACATCCAAATGCACCTTCTACTGGTCCTATATCTTCACTAGTTGCAACTCAAGGAGAAGTTCAACCAGCCCCTACAATCACTGTTGGCACTCCATCCTCGCCTTCAAGAACTGTGGGGGAAGAATCTTTGGTATCAATTACTCCTGAAACTTCTGCCCAAGCTGATCAGCAGTCTGCCTCTGCATCTCGCTCCAATGTAATTTTTGTCAATGGTCAAGGGAATTCCGTTCCCGTTAACAATAG GAGGTCTCCTAATCAGTCTTCTCCTAATAGTCAAGATCGAGCTGGACCTTCGGATTTCCAGTCATTTTCAGAATCATTGAAATCACGGTTTAATGCTGTTTCAATGAG AGAGTCAATTTCAAAGAGTACAAGGGGTTGGAAGGAGAGATTTTTCTCTCGCAACACTTCCATGGCAGGTCTGGGTTTTGAAATTAGGGGAGAGGTTAATGATGGCAGCAATGCAACAGTCTTGCGCACGATAGAGCCTGTAGAAACCAGAGATAATATTGCCAGTCCTACTGTATCAAGCATTTTGGAAGATGGGTCTAATCCAGAATCAAATAACCACCAGATTGTAGATGCTGGTGTAGAAACTCCTTTGACTGAGACCAGTGCCCAAGCTTCATGTGCTGCAAGTTCTGCTTCCAAGTAA